A genomic window from Lentibacter algarum includes:
- a CDS encoding DsbA family oxidoreductase, which translates to MIKLDIISDPICPWCYIGKAHLDRALEQRPDHPFTIEWHPFQLNPAMPKAGMDRREYLETKFGGKEGAVRAYAPVVETAERAGLKIDFEAMKRTPNTLDAHRLIHWAGIEGRQTPVVSALFKAYFKEGRDIGSHEVLADVADSMGMDAALVLKLLGTDSDVEDIKARDAHSREMGVNSVPTFIVASQHAVPGAQPPELWLKVMDELIEAQGK; encoded by the coding sequence ATGATCAAACTTGATATTATCTCCGACCCTATTTGCCCTTGGTGCTACATCGGCAAAGCCCACCTTGACCGCGCTCTTGAGCAACGCCCTGATCATCCCTTTACGATTGAGTGGCATCCATTTCAGTTGAACCCGGCGATGCCCAAGGCGGGAATGGACAGGCGCGAGTATCTCGAAACCAAGTTCGGCGGCAAAGAAGGCGCGGTGCGGGCCTATGCTCCCGTTGTCGAAACTGCCGAGCGCGCTGGCCTCAAGATTGACTTTGAGGCGATGAAAAGAACGCCAAACACGCTTGATGCCCACCGTCTTATTCATTGGGCTGGGATTGAAGGCCGTCAAACCCCTGTCGTTTCTGCTCTTTTTAAAGCTTACTTCAAGGAAGGCCGAGATATTGGCAGCCATGAAGTCCTCGCAGATGTGGCCGACAGCATGGGCATGGACGCCGCTCTCGTACTGAAGCTCCTTGGGACTGACTCTGATGTTGAAGACATCAAGGCACGTGATGCGCACTCGCGTGAAATGGGCGTGAATTCTGTGCCAACATTTATTGTCGCGAGCCAGCATGCCGTCCCTGGAGCCCAGCCTCCCGAGCTGTGGCTCAAAGTCATGGACGAATTGATTGAGGCACAGGGCAAATGA
- a CDS encoding class I adenylate-forming enzyme family protein, with the protein MDSILNKGPFAPCPSPFNMAAHVLGRATMQPEKVALTVMGRSQDTHWSYAKLEAAVRGTGTGLLRLGLKAGDILLLRLGNTPEFPIAYLGAIAVGVIPVPTSSQLTLGEVEKIVATLKPKAIAHGASFPSPEEGSFQRISEADLAEMHALPPCDYVVDEPDRMAYIIYTSGTSGRPRAVMHAHRAIWARQMMFEGWYGLKDDDRLCHAGAFNWTYTLGTGLMDPWTIGATALIPEDGIPPEALPDLMKSHSASIFAAAPGVYRKMLKSGSTLDLPTLRHGLSAGEKLSEPLREQWKKATGTGVYEAYGMSECSTFISANPTAPAKNGALGSVQTGRNIALLAEDGFAPQGEVGQIAVHRSDPGLMLGYRDANEDTAKRYRGDWFLTGDLGVLSEDGQIHYKGRNDDMMNAGGYRVSPLEVEAALLAAPEAEKLTALAVCDVEIKQDVRIIAAFYTSEAMVDEAVLEAQAKDILAAYKRPKLYRRIDAMPLGPNNKLRRAALRDFL; encoded by the coding sequence ATGGACAGCATACTCAATAAAGGGCCTTTCGCGCCCTGCCCGTCTCCTTTCAATATGGCCGCCCACGTTTTGGGCCGCGCCACCATGCAGCCCGAAAAAGTAGCCCTGACTGTGATGGGGCGCAGCCAAGACACGCACTGGAGCTACGCCAAGCTCGAGGCCGCCGTGCGCGGCACAGGTACGGGGCTTTTGAGGCTTGGCCTTAAGGCGGGTGATATTCTGCTCTTGCGCTTGGGCAACACACCTGAGTTTCCCATCGCGTATTTAGGTGCAATCGCTGTTGGAGTGATCCCTGTGCCAACGTCTTCACAGCTCACGCTTGGCGAAGTTGAAAAAATCGTCGCAACGCTCAAACCAAAGGCCATAGCGCATGGCGCCTCGTTTCCGTCTCCCGAAGAGGGATCATTTCAGCGCATCAGTGAGGCTGATCTTGCAGAGATGCATGCTTTGCCGCCCTGTGACTATGTAGTGGATGAGCCTGATCGCATGGCTTATATCATTTACACCTCAGGGACGTCGGGCCGCCCCCGAGCGGTCATGCACGCCCACCGCGCCATATGGGCGCGGCAAATGATGTTTGAGGGTTGGTATGGTCTCAAAGACGACGACAGGCTCTGTCACGCAGGCGCTTTCAATTGGACCTATACGCTTGGCACGGGTCTGATGGACCCATGGACGATCGGCGCAACTGCGCTTATCCCTGAAGATGGAATACCCCCCGAAGCACTGCCCGACTTAATGAAAAGCCATTCGGCAAGCATCTTTGCCGCTGCTCCGGGCGTGTATCGCAAAATGCTCAAGTCTGGCAGCACGCTTGATTTGCCAACGCTCCGTCACGGGCTTTCAGCAGGCGAAAAACTCAGTGAGCCGCTCCGTGAACAGTGGAAAAAGGCAACAGGAACAGGTGTCTATGAAGCGTACGGAATGTCAGAATGTTCCACCTTTATTTCCGCAAACCCGACTGCACCTGCAAAAAATGGCGCGCTTGGGTCGGTTCAGACGGGTCGTAACATTGCGCTACTAGCCGAGGATGGATTTGCACCCCAAGGCGAGGTCGGCCAAATTGCTGTGCATCGCTCTGATCCTGGCTTGATGCTTGGATATCGTGACGCAAACGAGGACACGGCCAAACGCTATCGTGGCGACTGGTTTCTTACGGGCGATCTTGGCGTTTTGTCTGAGGATGGCCAAATACATTACAAGGGACGCAACGACGATATGATGAACGCCGGTGGCTACCGTGTCTCCCCGCTTGAGGTTGAAGCGGCTCTTTTGGCCGCGCCCGAAGCTGAGAAACTAACGGCCCTCGCAGTCTGCGATGTGGAAATAAAGCAGGACGTGCGTATCATTGCGGCTTTTTATACATCAGAGGCGATGGTCGACGAAGCCGTTCTTGAGGCTCAGGCAAAAGACATACTTGCCGCCTACAAACGCCCCAAGCTTTACCGGCGCATCGACGCGATGCCGCTTGGCCCCAACAACAAACTACGCCGCGCGGCCTTGAGAGACTTTCTCTAA
- a CDS encoding XRE family transcriptional regulator: MTNAADPKSLIKIARAGGDTPAPEQIDLGTRVRDLRKSLGLTLEQASKQAGLARSTLSKIENGQMSPTYEALKKLAQGLEISVPQLFTPPQSAQATARMSLTRSGEGAGHITATYEHSLMGESLSAKKMLPYQARIRARSMDEFDGWVRHDGEEFLYVLTGVIRLYTEFYEPVEMRRGDSAYYDASMGHNVVSVSADDANVLWVTSLA, translated from the coding sequence ATGACAAATGCCGCTGACCCCAAATCCCTTATCAAGATCGCCCGTGCGGGCGGCGATACGCCTGCCCCCGAGCAAATAGATCTTGGGACACGTGTGCGAGATCTGCGCAAAAGTCTTGGGCTGACGCTAGAGCAGGCAAGTAAACAAGCAGGGCTGGCGCGCTCTACCTTATCCAAGATCGAAAATGGCCAGATGTCGCCAACCTATGAGGCGCTCAAAAAGCTCGCACAAGGGCTTGAGATTTCTGTGCCTCAGCTGTTTACGCCGCCACAGTCGGCGCAAGCCACCGCACGCATGAGTCTCACACGTTCTGGCGAGGGCGCAGGGCACATCACGGCCACATACGAGCACAGCCTGATGGGCGAAAGCTTGTCGGCGAAAAAGATGCTGCCCTATCAAGCGCGCATCCGCGCACGCAGCATGGATGAGTTTGATGGCTGGGTGCGTCACGATGGCGAAGAGTTTTTGTACGTGCTGACAGGCGTGATACGGCTCTACACCGAGTTTTACGAACCTGTAGAGATGCGCCGTGGTGACAGCGCCTATTATGACGCTTCGATGGGGCACAATGTCGTCTCAGTCAGTGCAGACGATGCAAATGTGCTCTGGGTAACCTCGCTCGCTTAA
- a CDS encoding MIP/aquaporin family protein, which yields MKQKLIAETLGTAFLLIGVIGSGIMGETLSDGNTAIALLANAIATGCILYGIITCLGPVSGAHFNPAVTLFFALRGEHTWSAFLPYVLAQFVGALLGVWAAHMMFDMSILQVSDTMHRTGLAQWSSEIIATFGLLFVIVGGVVHKPDTVPPLVGLYITGAYWFTSSTSFANPAVTFARGWSDTFAGIAPQHIGMFVVMQLIGVGVAYLVLPLVFSKVD from the coding sequence ATGAAACAAAAGCTTATTGCCGAAACCCTTGGAACGGCCTTTCTTTTGATTGGCGTGATTGGCTCGGGCATTATGGGCGAGACGCTCTCGGACGGAAACACCGCCATCGCATTGCTCGCCAACGCGATTGCAACGGGCTGCATCTTATACGGTATAATCACATGCCTTGGCCCCGTTTCTGGTGCGCATTTCAACCCAGCTGTGACCCTCTTCTTCGCCTTGCGTGGTGAGCACACATGGAGCGCCTTTTTACCCTATGTTCTTGCCCAGTTCGTCGGTGCGTTGCTTGGGGTTTGGGCTGCACATATGATGTTTGATATGTCTATCCTGCAAGTGAGTGACACCATGCATCGCACAGGTCTTGCACAATGGAGTTCAGAGATTATTGCAACGTTTGGACTGCTGTTTGTAATTGTTGGCGGCGTCGTTCACAAACCTGATACGGTCCCGCCGCTTGTTGGCCTCTATATCACGGGCGCTTACTGGTTCACGTCTTCAACAAGTTTTGCCAACCCTGCGGTCACATTTGCGCGCGGCTGGTCAGATACTTTCGCGGGCATCGCGCCCCAGCATATTGGAATGTTTGTGGTTATGCAGCTGATAGGGGTTGGCGTCGCCTATCTGGTGCTGCCACTGGTCTTCTCAAAGGTAGATTAA
- a CDS encoding arsenate reductase ArsC, translating to MNILVLCTGNSARSILLEAILNTQGAGRVTAYSAGSQPSGEVHPYSLKLLASRGYDTSMARSKSWDEFAAADAPKMDAVITVCASAAGETCPIWPGAPVRAHWGVDDPAAAIEADWPEAFEAAYRLLHLRAEAFLESLAADPSQTDLKAALDAVGTLS from the coding sequence ATGAATATTCTAGTACTTTGCACAGGTAACTCGGCGCGTTCTATTCTGCTTGAAGCGATCTTGAACACACAAGGTGCAGGGCGCGTGACCGCTTATTCTGCGGGGTCACAACCCTCAGGCGAGGTTCACCCCTATTCACTAAAGCTTTTAGCATCACGAGGCTATGACACGTCTATGGCTCGCTCCAAAAGCTGGGATGAGTTTGCGGCCGCAGACGCGCCCAAGATGGACGCTGTCATAACGGTCTGTGCGTCAGCCGCAGGGGAAACATGCCCCATTTGGCCTGGTGCTCCCGTACGCGCGCATTGGGGCGTTGATGACCCTGCAGCAGCGATTGAGGCTGACTGGCCCGAAGCATTCGAGGCCGCTTATCGGCTTCTTCACTTGCGCGCAGAGGCCTTTTTAGAGTCACTTGCAGCTGATCCTTCGCAAACAGATTTAAAAGCAGCGCTTGATGCTGTGGGAACACTCTCATGA
- a CDS encoding ArsR family transcriptional regulator, producing MDNSLTSQLQTLGHPQRITLFKLLMRRYPDALPAGEICSVLGLKASTGSDYLSALKSVGLITSERRATHLHYSVNMTGVQAMTDALLGDCCKGRPDVCSFFGPDEREAKKEHVMKVLFICSANSARSIMAEAILNELGEEKFIAYSAGSQAGPDINPRVKSLLEAKGHDTSKLFSKSLSTFQSDDAPQFDFVFTVCDDAANEVCPAWPNQPVSAHWGMADPAKETGTEAEVNLAFQHAYGVLKNRLTAFVALPASELSAISLQREVDAIALTTPTPQEAP from the coding sequence ATGGACAACAGCCTTACATCTCAACTTCAAACATTGGGTCACCCGCAGCGCATCACACTGTTTAAGCTTCTGATGCGCCGCTACCCCGACGCCCTTCCAGCGGGTGAAATATGTTCTGTCTTGGGGCTGAAAGCGAGCACAGGGTCAGACTATCTCTCAGCGCTTAAGTCCGTTGGCCTCATCACGAGCGAGCGCCGCGCAACGCACCTGCACTACAGCGTCAACATGACTGGCGTACAGGCAATGACCGATGCGCTACTTGGGGATTGCTGCAAAGGCCGCCCAGATGTGTGCTCATTCTTTGGGCCAGATGAACGTGAGGCAAAGAAAGAGCACGTCATGAAAGTTCTCTTTATTTGCAGCGCCAATTCGGCGCGCTCCATTATGGCCGAAGCTATCTTAAACGAGCTGGGCGAAGAAAAGTTTATTGCGTATTCAGCAGGCTCACAGGCGGGGCCAGACATAAACCCCCGTGTTAAATCGCTGCTGGAGGCCAAAGGCCACGATACATCGAAGCTCTTTTCAAAGTCCTTAAGCACGTTTCAGTCTGATGACGCCCCTCAGTTTGACTTTGTCTTTACGGTTTGTGACGATGCCGCAAACGAAGTATGCCCAGCTTGGCCAAACCAGCCCGTTTCAGCCCATTGGGGCATGGCGGACCCAGCTAAAGAAACTGGAACTGAGGCAGAGGTAAATCTTGCCTTTCAGCACGCCTACGGCGTTTTGAAAAATCGCCTCACCGCCTTTGTAGCGCTGCCAGCGTCCGAACTGTCTGCCATATCGCTTCAACGCGAGGTTGATGCAATCGCACTGACCACGCCAACTCCGCAAGAGGCCCCTTGA
- a CDS encoding extracellular solute-binding protein, with amino-acid sequence MRSVFFQATAWVCGGFFALMLTSDRAMAEPSHGIAMYGEPALPPDFVSLPYVNPEAPKSGRVVTGNTGGFDSLHPFIFKGTAPWQLRFLAYESLMGRNWDEPFTLYGLLAESIETGPNREWVEFTLREEARFSDGSPVTLEDVIWSYETLGREGHPRYRGFMSQVESLTRTGPRSLRITFNTANRELALIAGLRPILKKAQWEGRSFDQSGFDIAPIGSAAYVIGEYEPNRYITLKRNPDYWGRDLPLQRGTANLDEIRIEFFADDTVLKEAFKAGVLNVVRENNANKWDTAYDYPAMQRGDVLKAEIQDGKPTGITGFVMNTRDPLFADWRVREALILAFNFEFMNDVVTGGAQRRITSYFSGSELGMTHGPAEGRVAELLAPFAAELPSGTLEGYALPVSDGTKRNRSNLRKAIKLLAEAGWSANDGTLKSADGQEFAFKILLPTGAGELLAFANIYIQALERLGINAEVESVDNAQYFARQNEFDFQMTDIRRGFSLSPGNEQMLYWGSDGINTPGSRNLMGMNSPAAEAMIKTMVGTDDKAEFIAATRALDRILTAGRYVIPTYAFGTSRIAHVKELKYPTHIPINGDGYWFMPDVWWYEN; translated from the coding sequence ATGAGATCAGTATTTTTCCAAGCAACAGCATGGGTTTGCGGCGGTTTTTTCGCCCTGATGCTGACCTCTGACCGCGCCATGGCTGAGCCCTCACATGGCATAGCTATGTATGGAGAGCCTGCTCTACCACCTGATTTTGTGTCCCTGCCCTATGTAAACCCAGAGGCGCCAAAAAGCGGGCGGGTGGTGACAGGCAACACGGGAGGCTTTGACAGTTTACATCCGTTTATCTTCAAAGGTACTGCGCCGTGGCAGCTTCGCTTTTTGGCCTATGAAAGTCTCATGGGCCGCAATTGGGACGAACCATTTACGCTCTACGGGCTTCTGGCCGAATCGATTGAGACAGGTCCGAATCGGGAATGGGTGGAATTTACGCTCCGTGAAGAGGCCCGATTCTCTGATGGCTCGCCTGTGACGCTTGAGGACGTTATCTGGAGTTACGAAACTTTGGGTCGCGAGGGCCACCCGCGCTATCGTGGTTTCATGTCACAGGTTGAAAGCCTGACCAGAACGGGGCCACGCTCTCTTAGGATCACATTCAACACAGCCAATCGCGAGCTGGCCCTGATCGCCGGGCTGCGTCCGATCCTCAAGAAAGCGCAATGGGAAGGACGCTCCTTTGATCAATCTGGCTTTGATATCGCGCCAATCGGCTCGGCAGCCTATGTGATTGGTGAATATGAGCCAAACCGCTATATCACGCTCAAGCGCAATCCTGACTATTGGGGGCGCGATTTGCCACTGCAGCGTGGTACAGCCAACTTGGACGAAATTCGTATTGAGTTCTTTGCTGATGACACCGTTTTGAAAGAAGCGTTCAAAGCAGGCGTCCTCAATGTTGTGCGTGAAAACAACGCAAACAAATGGGATACCGCCTATGACTACCCTGCTATGCAGCGCGGAGATGTGCTCAAGGCCGAAATTCAGGACGGTAAGCCCACAGGTATAACGGGCTTCGTAATGAACACGCGTGATCCCCTTTTTGCGGACTGGCGCGTGCGTGAGGCCTTGATCCTCGCATTTAACTTTGAGTTCATGAATGATGTGGTCACAGGCGGTGCACAACGACGGATAACATCATATTTTTCAGGCTCCGAGCTTGGGATGACCCATGGCCCCGCCGAAGGTCGAGTCGCTGAGCTGCTTGCGCCGTTTGCAGCAGAGCTGCCGTCGGGCACTTTGGAAGGCTACGCCTTGCCCGTATCAGACGGAACCAAGCGAAATCGCTCCAACCTACGCAAAGCTATCAAGCTGCTGGCCGAAGCAGGCTGGAGCGCAAATGACGGCACACTGAAGTCCGCCGATGGCCAAGAGTTTGCCTTCAAGATTCTTTTGCCAACAGGCGCCGGCGAATTGCTAGCATTTGCCAATATTTATATTCAGGCTCTTGAGCGATTGGGGATCAATGCCGAAGTGGAAAGCGTTGATAATGCACAGTACTTTGCTCGCCAGAACGAGTTTGACTTTCAAATGACTGACATCCGCCGCGGTTTTTCATTGAGCCCTGGCAACGAGCAGATGCTCTATTGGGGCAGTGATGGTATCAATACGCCTGGTTCGCGCAATCTGATGGGTATGAACTCTCCCGCTGCGGAAGCCATGATCAAGACAATGGTTGGAACAGACGACAAAGCAGAGTTTATCGCTGCAACGCGCGCGCTGGACCGTATTTTGACAGCGGGCCGTTATGTCATTCCGACCTATGCCTTCGGAACGAGCCGCATTGCCCATGTGAAGGAGCTAAAATATCCCACCCATATTCCGATCAATGGGGACGGCTATTGGTTTATGCCTGACGTCTGGTGGTATGAGAACTGA
- a CDS encoding 3-hydroxybutyrate dehydrogenase: MTLKGKTAVITGSNSGIGLGIAWEMARAGADVVLNSFTDSADDHALAARMAKETGVSVRYIQADMSKGTECRTLIEKAGRCDILINNAGIQHVAAIDEFPTEKWDAIIAINLTSAFHTTAVALPMMRKSGWGRVINISSAHGLTASPYKSAYIAAKHGVVGLTKTTALETAQEPITANAICPGYVLTPLVEAQIPDTMKEYDMSREDVIKNVMLTRQPSKEFATVEQLGGTAVFLASDAAAQITGTTISVDGGWTAL; encoded by the coding sequence ATGACACTCAAAGGTAAGACTGCAGTTATCACAGGCTCCAATTCTGGTATCGGTCTTGGCATTGCATGGGAGATGGCACGGGCAGGGGCCGACGTTGTCCTCAATTCGTTTACCGACAGTGCCGATGATCATGCTTTGGCAGCACGGATGGCCAAAGAGACGGGTGTCTCTGTCCGCTACATTCAAGCCGATATGTCCAAGGGCACCGAGTGCCGCACGCTGATTGAGAAGGCGGGGCGTTGCGACATCCTAATCAACAATGCCGGCATCCAGCACGTCGCTGCAATTGATGAGTTCCCCACCGAAAAATGGGATGCAATTATTGCGATCAACCTGACATCGGCCTTTCATACGACCGCTGTGGCGCTCCCTATGATGCGCAAATCGGGTTGGGGCCGTGTCATCAACATTTCATCTGCACATGGCCTGACAGCTTCGCCTTACAAATCTGCGTACATTGCAGCAAAGCACGGAGTCGTTGGCCTGACAAAAACAACGGCACTTGAGACAGCGCAGGAGCCGATCACAGCCAATGCGATATGTCCTGGTTATGTTTTGACACCGCTTGTTGAGGCACAAATTCCCGACACGATGAAAGAATACGACATGAGCCGCGAAGACGTGATCAAGAATGTTATGCTGACGCGGCAACCCTCTAAAGAGTTTGCCACAGTTGAACAGCTCGGTGGTACAGCCGTTTTCTTGGCATCAGATGCAGCAGCTCAAATCACAGGTACAACGATTTCGGTCGATGGTGGCTGGACTGCGCTATAA
- a CDS encoding DUF502 domain-containing protein, protein MTTPFDEDTHKRRSMFAGLRASFFTGLIVIAPVAFTIWLLWSFIGWVDGFVMPFVPANYHPEQLVNRWLDRTYGTDDWIHVNIRGVGVFVFFFFTIFVGWLAKGLLGRSLIRYAEGMLERVPVVRSIYNGVKQIAETVFAQSERSFEKACLIEYPRKGIWAIGFVSTSAKGEIAKRAKTDAEMMSIFLPTTPNPTSGFLLFVPKEDVIELDMTVEDAAKLVISAGLVYPNSKDPSQPAKSS, encoded by the coding sequence ATGACAACGCCTTTCGACGAAGATACCCACAAACGCCGCAGCATGTTTGCAGGTCTGCGCGCGTCTTTTTTCACAGGGCTGATCGTGATCGCTCCTGTAGCCTTCACGATTTGGCTACTCTGGAGTTTCATCGGCTGGGTTGATGGTTTTGTCATGCCCTTTGTGCCTGCGAACTATCATCCAGAGCAATTGGTCAACCGCTGGCTGGACAGAACTTACGGAACTGACGACTGGATTCATGTCAACATTCGCGGTGTTGGCGTATTTGTTTTCTTCTTCTTCACGATCTTTGTCGGTTGGCTTGCCAAGGGCCTTCTTGGCCGCTCCCTCATTCGCTATGCCGAAGGAATGCTTGAGCGCGTACCTGTTGTGCGCTCAATCTACAACGGGGTGAAGCAGATTGCTGAGACAGTTTTTGCACAATCTGAGCGTAGCTTTGAAAAAGCCTGTCTCATAGAGTACCCCCGCAAAGGCATTTGGGCCATTGGGTTTGTCTCTACCTCTGCCAAGGGCGAGATTGCCAAGCGCGCAAAGACAGATGCTGAAATGATGAGCATCTTCCTCCCCACAACGCCGAACCCGACGTCTGGTTTTCTGCTTTTTGTACCAAAAGAAGATGTGATTGAGCTTGATATGACAGTCGAAGACGCGGCGAAACTCGTCATTTCGGCTGGCCTGGTCTATCCAAATTCAAAAGATCCAAGCCAGCCTGCTAAAAGCAGTTAA
- a CDS encoding pseudouridine-5'-phosphate glycosidase produces MYEIIYSSEVRAAQADSKPSVALESTIITHGMPFPQNVETAQLVEAEVRSHGATPATIAVLNGTLHIGLEQCELEALAKTQGVAKLSRADLAACMATGGTGATTVAATMIAAHLAGISVFATGGIGGVHQGAELSFDVSADLQELAQTPVTVVAAGAKAILDIPKTLEVLETLGVPVIGYGQPEFPAFWSRNSGLAAPLQMNTAGEIAKAHMMRAALGLPGGQLVGNPVPKEAEISRDALAPIIEQAQGEAQAQGISGKAVTPFLLARIFELTEGRSLATNIALVLNNARLAAQIAGELKAEDWSVKVLRA; encoded by the coding sequence ATGTATGAAATAATCTATTCATCTGAAGTGCGCGCTGCGCAGGCAGACTCTAAACCTAGTGTGGCTTTGGAGAGCACTATTATCACCCATGGGATGCCCTTCCCCCAAAATGTTGAGACGGCTCAGCTTGTTGAAGCTGAAGTGCGTAGCCACGGGGCGACCCCTGCGACAATTGCCGTGCTAAACGGAACGCTGCATATCGGTCTCGAACAGTGCGAGCTTGAAGCTCTCGCCAAGACCCAAGGCGTTGCAAAGCTTTCACGCGCCGATCTTGCAGCGTGTATGGCGACAGGCGGAACAGGTGCAACAACTGTCGCAGCAACAATGATTGCCGCACATCTCGCTGGAATATCAGTCTTTGCCACAGGCGGGATAGGCGGCGTGCATCAGGGGGCGGAACTTAGCTTTGATGTTTCAGCTGACCTCCAAGAACTCGCGCAGACCCCGGTCACTGTTGTTGCGGCAGGTGCGAAGGCAATTCTCGATATTCCCAAAACCCTCGAAGTTCTAGAAACACTTGGTGTCCCCGTGATTGGCTATGGTCAGCCCGAGTTTCCTGCCTTTTGGTCGCGCAATTCTGGACTGGCTGCCCCTTTGCAAATGAACACGGCTGGTGAGATCGCCAAGGCCCACATGATGCGCGCCGCTTTGGGCCTTCCGGGGGGGCAGCTCGTCGGCAACCCGGTTCCAAAAGAGGCCGAGATCAGCCGTGACGCCCTCGCCCCTATTATTGAGCAAGCCCAAGGTGAAGCACAGGCGCAAGGCATTTCTGGGAAAGCTGTCACACCCTTCCTGCTCGCGCGCATTTTTGAGCTGACCGAAGGCCGCTCGCTTGCTACAAATATTGCCCTTGTTCTCAACAATGCGCGCTTAGCTGCACAGATTGCGGGCGAATTGAAGGCCGAAGACTGGTCTGTGAAGGTTTTGCGCGCTTAG
- a CDS encoding PfkB family carbohydrate kinase — protein sequence MRSTSHQIICIGSVLWDIIGRTPREMRVGNDMPGRITRLPGGVAMNIAMTLARFGLSPVLLSALGRDKAGQELIKAAKDLGLITDHIYLSTRPTDAYMAIEGMNGLIAAIADAHSLEDAGAAILTPLMDGTLGSALAPYRGAIALDGNLTEALLSDLSQNEAFVAADLRIAPASPGKAERLRAIIGHKGATLYVNLEEAELISGKTGLSTARLGAEALLEAGARRVVVTHGAGAACDACVNETHEAEPPQVVAQRITGAGDTFMAAHIAAEIEGMNRPKALEFAQKTAAAYVAGDDNYV from the coding sequence ATGCGCTCCACATCTCATCAGATCATTTGTATAGGCTCAGTCCTTTGGGACATTATCGGGCGCACGCCTCGCGAAATGCGGGTTGGAAACGATATGCCGGGACGGATCACCCGCTTGCCTGGTGGTGTCGCGATGAATATCGCTATGACGCTTGCGCGCTTTGGTCTTTCGCCTGTGTTGCTCTCAGCGCTTGGGCGCGACAAGGCAGGTCAGGAGCTCATCAAAGCAGCTAAGGACTTGGGGCTTATCACGGATCATATATACTTAAGTACACGACCAACGGACGCCTATATGGCGATTGAGGGCATGAATGGGCTCATCGCGGCGATCGCCGACGCGCATTCGCTCGAAGACGCTGGAGCTGCGATTTTAACGCCACTAATGGATGGTACGCTTGGATCGGCACTGGCACCATATCGTGGCGCCATAGCGCTCGACGGAAATCTGACCGAAGCTCTTTTGTCAGACTTGTCCCAAAACGAGGCTTTTGTGGCGGCTGATTTGCGGATTGCGCCGGCTTCTCCTGGCAAAGCGGAACGCTTGCGCGCGATTATTGGGCACAAGGGTGCAACGCTGTATGTCAATCTTGAAGAAGCAGAGCTGATCAGTGGTAAAACTGGCCTCTCGACAGCGCGTCTGGGAGCTGAAGCGCTCTTAGAAGCTGGCGCGCGGCGCGTTGTGGTCACTCATGGAGCCGGTGCGGCATGTGATGCTTGTGTGAACGAAACACATGAGGCTGAGCCGCCCCAAGTGGTTGCCCAACGCATCACTGGAGCTGGCGATACGTTTATGGCGGCTCATATTGCAGCAGAGATTGAGGGTATGAACCGGCCAAAAGCACTGGAATTTGCTCAAAAAACAGCCGCAGCCTATGTGGCAGGAGACGACAACTATGTATGA